A genomic segment from Spinacia oleracea cultivar Varoflay chromosome 3, BTI_SOV_V1, whole genome shotgun sequence encodes:
- the LOC130469729 gene encoding uncharacterized protein translates to MYQAHLDQIAEQFEEIEFTYLPRDDNQFDDTLAKLSSMLNIPNEVDGMNLRVERREEPAYCCIIDNEPEPAAEEPWYTDILRYKTNREFPLDTSPQAKRALRLLASQYDLCLGELYKYTPNNIKMLCVHQDRAKRLMKEYHSGVCGLHMNGRMLARIIARLGY, encoded by the coding sequence ATGTATCAAGCTCACCTAGACCAAATAGCTGAGCAATTCGAGGAAATCGAATTCacatacttaccaagagacgacaatcAATTCGACGATACACTAGCCAAGCTATCCTccatgctcaacatcccgaatgaagtGGACGGAATGAACCTCCGAGTCGAAAGGAGAGAAGAACCAGCCTACTGTTGCATCATTGACAACGAACCCGAGCCAGCGGCAGAGGAACCGTGGTACACGGACATACTCCGCTACAAAACAAACAGAGAATTCCCACTAGACACGTCGCCACAAGCCAAACGCGCTCTACGACTGCTGGCTTCACAGTATGATCTATGCTTAGGAGAGTTATACAAATACACACCCAACAACATCAAAATGCTATGTGTCCATCAAGATCGAGCAAAACGATTGATGAAAGAATACCATAGCGGCGTATGCGGCCTGCACATGAACGGGAGAATGCTAGCTAGAATTATAGCGCGTTTAGGGTACTaa